A window of the Bacteroidota bacterium genome harbors these coding sequences:
- the recG gene encoding ATP-dependent DNA helicase RecG produces the protein MSKLLSEIKYLQGVGPKRAELLNKEIEIFTFEDMLYYFPFKHIDKTKFYKISDISPELPHIQIKGTIKYTEIIGQKFKQRLVASFFDGTDTIDLVWFKGIKWIKESIKPNIEYIIYGKATIFNRQMNIVHPEIEPSVKTSSEIESSLQAHYSLTEKLRNNFFTSKSISKIQQALFNVVSSDIYETLPFYLVEKLNLLPLNKALFNIHFPQSTELLNKAQFRLKFEELFYIQLNILKLKYNTTKKFAGYKFPVVGEVFNTFFKNKLPFELTNAQKKVIKEMRKDMGSGKQMNRLLQGDVGSGKTLVALMIILIAIDNNFQACLMVPTEILANQHFVSISKLIQGLNVEIGILTGSSKKSERNVLHQKLQDGTINILIGTHALIEDTVKFKNLGLVIIDEQHRFGVVQRAKMWAKNTNPPHMLVMTATPIPRTLAMTVYGDLDVSVIDELPPGRKSIKTVHYFDSKRLVVYGFIEKQIKLGRQIYVVYPLIEESETLDYKDLMDGYDSLSREFPLPEYSIGVVHGRMKPHDKDLEMQRFVEGKTQILIATTVIEVGVDVPNASVMLIESTERFGLSQLHQLRGRVGRGAEQSFCILMTSFKLSNEARKRINIMVQTNNGFEIAEADMRLRGPGDIEGTQQSGIPFDLRIANLGKDTQILQYARDIAEKVINNDPLLENSNNIILKNNLEKMTSTNKEWSVIS, from the coding sequence ATGTCGAAATTATTGTCGGAAATAAAATATCTGCAAGGAGTTGGGCCCAAACGTGCCGAACTGCTCAACAAAGAAATAGAGATTTTTACTTTCGAGGATATGTTGTATTATTTTCCTTTTAAACATATAGACAAAACCAAATTTTATAAAATAAGTGATATTTCGCCGGAACTACCACATATCCAGATAAAAGGAACTATAAAATACACTGAAATTATTGGTCAAAAATTCAAACAACGACTTGTAGCAAGTTTTTTTGATGGAACTGACACTATTGATCTTGTTTGGTTTAAAGGCATAAAATGGATTAAAGAAAGTATAAAACCAAATATTGAGTATATAATTTATGGTAAAGCCACAATTTTCAATCGCCAAATGAACATTGTGCATCCCGAAATTGAACCTTCTGTAAAAACTTCCTCAGAAATTGAATCATCGCTTCAGGCTCACTACAGCTTGACTGAAAAATTGCGAAACAATTTTTTCACATCTAAAAGTATTAGTAAAATCCAACAGGCATTGTTTAATGTAGTAAGTAGCGATATTTACGAAACTCTTCCTTTCTATTTGGTCGAAAAGCTAAACTTATTGCCACTTAATAAAGCATTATTTAATATCCATTTTCCACAATCGACTGAATTGTTGAATAAAGCACAATTTCGATTGAAATTTGAAGAGTTGTTTTATATTCAGTTAAATATTCTCAAATTAAAATACAATACCACGAAAAAGTTTGCAGGATATAAATTTCCTGTAGTCGGAGAAGTATTTAACACTTTCTTTAAAAACAAACTACCATTTGAATTGACCAATGCCCAAAAAAAAGTCATCAAAGAAATGCGAAAAGATATGGGTTCTGGAAAACAAATGAATAGACTTTTGCAGGGCGATGTTGGTAGCGGAAAAACTCTGGTTGCATTGATGATTATACTCATTGCTATTGACAATAATTTTCAGGCATGTCTGATGGTTCCTACAGAAATTCTTGCTAATCAGCATTTTGTTTCTATTTCAAAATTAATTCAAGGTCTCAATGTAGAAATTGGCATTTTAACTGGTTCAAGCAAAAAATCTGAAAGAAATGTTTTACACCAGAAGCTTCAGGACGGAACAATAAATATTTTGATTGGAACGCACGCTCTTATTGAAGATACGGTGAAATTCAAAAATCTGGGATTAGTAATAATCGACGAACAACATAGATTTGGCGTAGTTCAGCGTGCAAAAATGTGGGCTAAAAATACAAATCCACCACATATGTTAGTAATGACTGCTACACCAATTCCTCGTACATTGGCGATGACAGTTTATGGAGATTTGGATGTGTCTGTTATTGATGAACTCCCGCCCGGCAGGAAATCCATAAAAACAGTCCATTATTTCGATTCTAAGCGATTGGTCGTTTATGGTTTTATAGAAAAACAGATTAAACTCGGGCGACAAATTTATGTAGTTTATCCTTTGATTGAAGAGTCTGAAACACTTGACTATAAAGACTTGATGGACGGTTATGATAGCCTTAGCAGAGAATTTCCACTTCCAGAATATTCAATCGGAGTTGTTCACGGACGAATGAAACCACATGACAAAGATTTAGAAATGCAACGCTTTGTAGAAGGGAAAACTCAAATACTGATAGCAACAACCGTAATTGAAGTGGGGGTTGATGTACCAAATGCCTCTGTTATGCTTATTGAAAGTACCGAACGATTTGGCTTATCGCAGTTACATCAACTAAGAGGTAGAGTTGGAAGAGGAGCTGAGCAATCGTTTTGCATTTTAATGACATCTTTCAAACTTTCGAATGAAGCCCGAAAACGAATAAATATTATGGTACAAACAAACAATGGTTTCGAAATTGCTGAGGCAGACATGAGACTTCGTGGACCAGGAGATATTGAAGGGACACAACAAAGCGGAATTCCATTCGATTTGCGTATAGCCAATTTGGGAAAAGACACCCAAATTTTGCAATATGCTAGAGATATTGCTGAGAAAGTAATCAACAATGATCCTCTGCTTGAAAATTCAAATAATATAATTCTAAAAAATAATCTTGAGAAAATGACTTCAACTAATAAAGAATGGAGTGTTATTAGTTGA
- a CDS encoding VTC domain-containing protein encodes MIPEYTQLKNSRFERKFVCNLSNHRIELEVKKNPALFHEIFNERYINNIYLDTNKLTYYYDNIIGNSDRKKARIRWYGDLFGKVNSPVLEFKIKSGVVGHKISFPLKSFVLNKDFSIENLTEIFENSDLPTWAVFDLKKLQPTLVNRYKRKYFRTFDKKYRITLDSELNYRNISNRFNTFQSVVKDNNSIILELKYDLPEDKNADNISNYFPFRMSKSSKYVNGIEKTHFNIAI; translated from the coding sequence ATGATACCGGAATACACTCAACTAAAAAATAGCAGGTTCGAAAGAAAATTTGTATGCAATCTTTCAAATCATAGGATAGAGCTTGAGGTGAAAAAAAATCCTGCACTTTTTCATGAAATATTCAATGAAAGATATATCAACAATATTTATCTTGACACAAATAAACTCACCTACTATTACGACAACATAATTGGCAATAGCGATCGAAAAAAAGCCAGAATAAGATGGTATGGCGATTTGTTCGGAAAGGTCAATTCTCCTGTTTTAGAATTTAAAATAAAATCTGGTGTAGTTGGCCATAAAATTTCTTTCCCACTAAAATCATTTGTCCTTAATAAAGATTTTTCGATAGAAAATCTGACAGAAATATTTGAAAATTCCGACTTGCCAACTTGGGCTGTTTTCGACCTGAAAAAACTGCAACCCACTCTGGTTAATAGATATAAGAGAAAATATTTTAGAACTTTCGATAAAAAATATAGAATAACTCTTGATTCGGAATTAAATTATCGGAATATTTCAAACAGATTTAATACTTTTCAATCGGTAGTGAAAGACAACAATTCAATCATATTAGAACTAAAATACGATTTGCCGGAAGATAAAAATGCAGATAATATATCAAATTATTTTCCTTTCCGAATGTCTAAAAGTTCGAAATATGTTAATGGAATCGAAAAAACTCATTTTAATATTGCAATTTAG
- a CDS encoding DUF4956 domain-containing protein translates to MENKWSLFQKFLITQDVQISIQDFVLNSVVIIILSIILELTYAKCAKSLSNRKIFAANFILIAFTTMLIISIVKSSLALSLGLVGALSIVRFRSAIKEPEELAYLFLTISIGLGLGANQVIITIIAFTIVTLIIWARFFINRKSENQNLFFTISSNSPTSIELNTIVEIVKNNFKAAELKRYDKSEDLIEAAFMVEIKKTGNIQDCTKQLEDINKSIRISYIDN, encoded by the coding sequence ATGGAAAACAAATGGAGCTTATTTCAAAAATTTTTAATTACTCAAGATGTTCAAATCTCCATTCAAGATTTCGTCCTAAACTCAGTTGTAATAATTATTCTTTCGATAATACTTGAATTAACTTATGCAAAATGTGCAAAAAGCCTATCTAACAGAAAAATATTTGCTGCAAATTTTATTTTAATTGCTTTTACAACTATGCTGATTATCAGTATTGTAAAATCATCTCTTGCATTATCTTTGGGATTGGTTGGAGCTTTATCAATTGTTCGTTTTCGTTCTGCTATTAAGGAACCCGAAGAACTTGCATATTTGTTCCTGACGATTTCAATTGGATTAGGATTGGGTGCTAATCAAGTGATTATAACTATAATAGCCTTTACAATTGTAACTTTAATAATATGGGCAAGATTTTTCATCAATAGAAAAAGTGAAAATCAAAATTTGTTTTTCACTATTAGTAGCAATTCGCCAACTTCAATAGAGTTGAACACAATTGTTGAAATTGTAAAAAATAATTTCAAGGCTGCAGAACTTAAAAGATATGACAAAAGTGAAGACTTGATTGAAGCGGCATTCATGGTTGAAATTAAAAAAACTGGAAATATTCAGGATTGCACAAAACAGTTGGAAGATATAAATAAATCAATCAGAATTAGTTACATAGATAATTAG
- the clpX gene encoding ATP-dependent Clp protease ATP-binding subunit ClpX, which yields MDKCSFCGRQKKDTQLLIAGVSGHICDKCVVQAKQIIDSETKSQSMENSDINGIKLLKPIEIKSFLDQYVIGQEDAKKYLSVAVYNHYKRILQDSKNEVEIEKSNIILVGETGTGKTLLARTIAKMLNIPFTIVDATVITEAGYVGEDIESLLTRLLQAANYDVKAAEKGIVFIDEIDKIARKGDNPSITRDVSGEGVQQGLLKLLEGSIVNVPPQGGRKHPEQKLIPLNTKNILFICGGAFDGIDKKIGQRLNTQVVGYQSSLTNEAYDRDNLLQYIAPMDLRSFGLIPEIVGRLPILTYLKPLSRKALRDILTVPKNSIIKQYVELFKIDGIKLSFTDETLEYIVDKAIEFKLGARGLRSICETIMIDAMFDLPSTKTKSLSVSAKYAEEKIEKSNVKRLKIA from the coding sequence ATGGATAAATGTTCATTTTGTGGAAGACAAAAAAAAGACACACAATTATTAATTGCAGGAGTTTCTGGTCATATTTGCGATAAATGTGTCGTTCAGGCAAAACAAATAATTGATAGCGAAACAAAAAGTCAGAGTATGGAGAATTCTGATATTAATGGAATTAAGTTACTTAAACCCATCGAAATAAAATCCTTTTTAGACCAATATGTAATAGGTCAAGAAGATGCGAAAAAATATCTGTCGGTAGCAGTTTACAATCATTATAAAAGAATACTTCAGGATTCGAAAAACGAAGTAGAAATTGAAAAATCGAATATTATTTTAGTGGGTGAAACCGGAACCGGTAAAACATTGCTGGCACGTACTATTGCGAAAATGCTAAATATTCCGTTTACAATAGTTGATGCAACAGTTATTACCGAAGCTGGCTATGTTGGCGAAGATATTGAAAGTTTGCTCACTCGCTTGCTTCAAGCTGCAAACTACGATGTCAAGGCTGCCGAAAAAGGAATTGTTTTTATTGATGAAATTGACAAAATTGCAAGAAAAGGAGACAATCCATCAATTACAAGAGATGTTTCCGGCGAAGGAGTTCAGCAAGGTTTATTAAAATTGTTGGAAGGCTCAATTGTAAATGTACCACCACAAGGGGGACGAAAACATCCCGAACAAAAACTAATTCCGCTCAATACAAAAAACATCTTGTTTATTTGTGGCGGAGCTTTCGATGGGATAGATAAAAAAATTGGACAACGCTTAAATACTCAGGTAGTTGGATATCAATCGTCTCTCACCAACGAAGCTTACGATAGAGACAATTTACTACAATATATTGCACCAATGGATTTGCGCTCATTTGGATTAATTCCTGAAATTGTAGGAAGACTTCCAATTTTGACCTACCTTAAACCCTTGAGCAGAAAAGCACTTCGAGATATTCTTACAGTACCAAAAAATTCTATTATTAAACAATACGTAGAATTATTTAAAATTGATGGAATTAAACTGAGTTTCACAGACGAAACCTTAGAATATATTGTAGATAAAGCCATAGAATTTAAGCTGGGTGCAAGAGGGCTACGTTCAATTTGCGAGACAATTATGATTGATGCAATGTTCGATTTGCCATCAACAAAAACGAAATCATTATCTGTTTCAGCAAAATATGCCGAAGAAAAAATTGAGAAATCGAATGTCAAACGATTGAAAATTGCATAA
- the clpP gene encoding ATP-dependent Clp endopeptidase proteolytic subunit ClpP, whose amino-acid sequence MQNQEFNKYATKHMGISSLNLHKYTSMANNFTSAITPNIIEERQLNVVAMDVFSRLMMDRIIFLGLPIDDYVANIVQAQLLFLESSDPSKDIQIYFNTPGGAVHAGLGIYDTMQFVNCDVRTICTGMAASMGAVLLSAGTKGKRMALKHSRVMIHQPMGGVQGQASDIEITAREIQKLKKELYKIISEHSDTPLEQVEKDSDRDFWMTAQEAKDYGMIDEVMLRSK is encoded by the coding sequence ATGCAAAATCAAGAATTTAACAAATATGCTACCAAACATATGGGTATTAGCAGTTTAAATCTTCATAAATATACTTCAATGGCAAACAATTTTACTTCTGCCATTACTCCAAATATTATTGAAGAACGTCAGCTAAACGTTGTAGCGATGGACGTTTTCTCACGTTTGATGATGGATAGAATAATATTTCTGGGACTCCCAATCGACGATTATGTGGCAAATATTGTTCAAGCTCAACTATTATTTCTCGAATCGTCCGACCCTTCAAAAGATATTCAGATTTATTTTAATACACCGGGCGGAGCTGTTCATGCCGGATTAGGAATTTACGACACCATGCAATTCGTAAATTGTGATGTAAGAACCATTTGTACCGGAATGGCTGCCTCAATGGGTGCCGTACTTCTATCGGCAGGAACCAAAGGAAAACGTATGGCTTTGAAACACTCACGAGTAATGATTCATCAACCGATGGGTGGTGTGCAAGGACAAGCTTCGGATATCGAAATTACCGCACGAGAAATTCAAAAACTAAAAAAAGAACTTTACAAAATAATTTCAGAACATTCCGACACTCCCTTAGAGCAAGTTGAGAAAGACTCCGATAGAGATTTTTGGATGACCGCTCAGGAAGCTAAAGACTATGGAATGATTGATGAAGTGATGTTGAGAAGTAAGTAA
- a CDS encoding response regulator transcription factor, with protein MREDKLTAIIVDDEEKSIKFLKENIFELNLIEIIGTFTNPDEAIPEIMKLKPEILFLDVQMPKYSGFDVVRHIKSEVYSPHLIFVTAYEKFAIQAIEYAALAYLKKPVDPIALKEKVNLAMEEEDKKITQAKLEKLLKKLESNQHIKFNTSTGFTLIYPPEIIYLEADGNYCDIFLTNDRIETVTTNMNQVSKKLKPDEFFKISRWNFINLSFLRKVERRSHLCFLVENKKEIRLEIKSKNAKELEKILEGNLPNLH; from the coding sequence ATGAGAGAAGATAAACTCACAGCTATTATTGTAGATGATGAGGAAAAATCAATCAAGTTTTTGAAAGAAAATATTTTTGAGCTAAATTTGATAGAAATAATTGGGACTTTTACGAATCCTGATGAGGCTATTCCAGAAATCATGAAATTGAAACCGGAAATTTTATTTCTTGATGTTCAAATGCCAAAATACTCAGGTTTTGATGTGGTTAGACATATTAAATCTGAAGTATATTCACCTCATTTAATTTTTGTTACGGCTTATGAAAAATTTGCAATTCAAGCTATCGAATATGCAGCACTTGCTTACCTCAAGAAACCGGTTGATCCTATTGCCCTAAAGGAGAAAGTTAATTTAGCAATGGAAGAAGAGGATAAGAAAATTACTCAGGCAAAGCTTGAAAAACTTTTGAAAAAATTGGAAAGTAATCAACACATAAAATTTAATACCAGTACAGGTTTCACACTCATTTATCCTCCTGAGATAATATATCTTGAAGCAGATGGAAATTACTGTGATATATTTTTGACAAACGACCGAATAGAAACTGTAACTACTAATATGAATCAGGTGAGTAAAAAGCTCAAACCTGATGAGTTTTTCAAAATTAGCCGCTGGAATTTCATCAATTTGTCATTTTTGCGTAAGGTAGAACGCCGCAGTCATTTATGTTTTCTTGTCGAAAATAAGAAGGAAATTAGACTGGAGATTAAATCTAAAAACGCAAAAGAACTTGAAAAAATTTTGGAAGGAAATTTACCTAACTTGCATTGA
- a CDS encoding histidine kinase: protein MKKINSILLKSWIWSIPLVIIVIYLIPDIFSKYEIKPIAQRKLKNIGANQIVYLHDLDNDGISEEIYSYLSEDEHTIMVCKAGGTIDQWNFDGGIIYGERLAFADINNDGKDEIFLFTRTGDFVNLHCLDPLNHRKSKVRENKKICELNNNYDTPNPQILFLKVDDIDADGFNDLSFVINSGFAIFPRNIFVYNHRINTITKSKDYGSYINEGYDISDIDGNNFKEFVGSTRAAGNVHDSLDYEFHDYSAWLMVYNHDLTLRFPPIERKGFDSKILAKPIIRDGKQLIACFYDHRGEYRNFPQLWLVDHMGDSIEGIRFPESDKISRSFLADYKQKRLMVYNEFGMIKVFNYNLELIDSISLGKTIGYLLFHEDMDNDGSKEYIFSSFNDSIVITQNDFSDPISYKAEGFSYGKLQIAKNGNNPPSLFFYNDKNYMKCSYEKNPYSLFEYVIYLGIFLAIWLFIEAIRKMQRIQTEKNERIRRKIVDLQLKNFGNQLDPHFTFNVFNTMAYEIKRNGPKIYEIFMQFTKLVRNVLESSDKITRTIEEEIDYLKSYLSLEQERFSDKFNYNINIDENVNQQSQIPKMLLQTYVENAIKHGIRLKEGPGTILIEIKKRNNELFFEIKDDGIGRKKAKELSTGTTGFGLQIMENYYNLFNEYNSSKIKHEITDLYDHNDNPTGTIVKVIIPLKFSFKISKYERR, encoded by the coding sequence ATGAAAAAGATAAATAGCATATTATTAAAATCATGGATTTGGTCAATACCTTTAGTCATAATTGTGATTTATTTAATACCAGATATATTTAGCAAATATGAGATTAAACCAATTGCTCAAAGGAAATTGAAGAATATTGGAGCAAATCAAATAGTTTACTTGCATGATCTTGACAACGATGGGATTTCAGAAGAGATATATTCATATTTATCTGAAGATGAGCATACCATAATGGTTTGTAAAGCAGGTGGAACAATAGATCAGTGGAATTTTGATGGAGGAATTATTTATGGCGAAAGATTGGCATTTGCTGACATTAATAATGACGGAAAGGATGAAATTTTTCTATTTACCAGAACTGGAGATTTTGTAAATTTACACTGCCTTGACCCATTAAACCACAGAAAGTCTAAAGTTCGCGAAAATAAAAAGATCTGTGAGTTAAATAATAATTATGATACTCCGAATCCTCAAATTTTATTTTTAAAAGTTGATGATATTGATGCTGATGGATTTAATGATTTGAGTTTTGTTATTAATTCTGGATTTGCCATATTTCCAAGAAACATTTTTGTATATAACCACAGAATTAATACTATTACTAAATCTAAAGATTATGGAAGTTATATTAATGAAGGTTATGACATTTCAGATATAGATGGCAACAATTTTAAGGAGTTTGTTGGAAGTACACGTGCAGCAGGAAATGTACATGACAGTTTAGACTATGAATTCCATGATTATAGTGCATGGCTAATGGTGTATAACCATGACCTTACTTTAAGGTTTCCTCCGATAGAACGGAAAGGATTTGATAGTAAAATTCTGGCTAAACCAATAATTAGAGATGGAAAACAATTAATTGCTTGTTTTTATGATCATAGAGGTGAGTATAGAAATTTCCCTCAATTGTGGTTAGTAGATCATATGGGGGATTCAATTGAAGGGATAAGGTTTCCAGAATCAGACAAAATATCTAGATCTTTTCTTGCAGACTACAAACAAAAAAGATTAATGGTATATAATGAATTTGGAATGATTAAAGTATTTAATTACAATCTTGAACTAATTGATTCTATTTCGTTAGGGAAAACTATTGGTTATTTATTGTTTCATGAAGATATGGACAATGATGGAAGTAAAGAATACATATTCTCGTCTTTCAATGACTCAATAGTGATTACACAAAACGATTTCTCAGATCCAATTTCATACAAAGCGGAAGGATTTTCCTATGGAAAGCTACAAATTGCGAAAAATGGAAATAATCCTCCATCTTTGTTCTTTTACAATGATAAAAATTACATGAAATGCAGCTATGAAAAAAATCCTTATTCACTATTTGAATATGTAATTTATCTGGGAATATTTCTGGCAATATGGTTGTTTATTGAAGCAATCAGGAAAATGCAGCGAATACAAACAGAAAAAAATGAGAGGATAAGAAGGAAAATAGTTGACCTTCAATTAAAAAACTTTGGAAATCAATTAGACCCACATTTCACTTTCAATGTTTTCAACACAATGGCTTATGAAATTAAAAGAAACGGTCCAAAAATCTATGAGATTTTTATGCAGTTTACTAAGCTGGTAAGAAATGTATTAGAATCTTCAGATAAAATCACCAGAACTATTGAGGAGGAAATTGACTATTTAAAAAGTTATCTTAGTTTGGAACAAGAAAGGTTTTCGGATAAATTCAATTATAACATTAATATTGATGAAAATGTGAATCAACAATCTCAAATACCTAAAATGCTGCTACAAACATATGTTGAAAATGCAATCAAACATGGTATTAGACTAAAGGAAGGACCAGGAACAATTCTTATTGAAATTAAAAAGAGGAATAATGAGCTTTTCTTTGAAATAAAAGACGATGGTATTGGGAGAAAAAAGGCAAAAGAACTATCAACAGGTACTACTGGTTTTGGTTTACAGATAATGGAAAACTATTATAATCTTTTTAATGAATATAATTCTTCAAAAATCAAACATGAAATTACCGATTTGTATGACCATAATGATAATCCAACCGGTACTATTGTAAAAGTTATCATTCCTTTGAAATTTTCGTTTAAGATAAGTAAATATGAGAGAAGATAA